From Bradyrhizobium sp. 4:
CGAACCGCCGGAGCGCCAGGCGCACCGTCGAGGGCGCCGCGCCCACCCGTCGCGCAATCTCGCGGCTCGGCAGCCCGGCCGCCTTCATTCTGATCACATCGCGCACACGGCGCATCGCAAGCCTCTCCGTCGGCATCCAGGGTCCCCTTCGCAAAGCCGAAAGAGTTGACCCTATGGGAGCCAGAAGAGGCCTCGTCACCCGGGCGACATCATCCCGGAATGGTGGGCGACATCATTTCGGAACGGGTGGGCGACTTCAAATCGGAATGGTGGGCGAGATCATCTCGGAATCCTGGGCGACATCGATCGGAATCCGCACTCAACCGTTCTGCCCCAGACGCGCCGCCAACCCTCGCGTTAACTGCGACTGAAATCGGCGTGCTCAATCGCCTCGCCAACGACAAGCCAAAAGCAAGACAGAAAACGCTCTCTCACTATTTGATCAAGATCGCCCGGCTCGGCGGCTATCTTGCGCGCGCCAGCGACCCGCCGCCCGGCAATACCGTCATGTGGCGCGGGCTGTCACGCCTCACCGACATCGCGCTAGGCGCCATGGTCGGAGGAGAATTTGTGGGTAATTGAAAGCCGGTGAGGACCGCGGGACGGTCACTCAGGCTGCCTGATTGACTTGCCTATTTTGGTCTCGCCAATTCCAGGGCAGCAGTTCGTCGAGCCTTTTGGGCTGGATGTGCAGCGATGCGCGCCAGGACATCAGTGAGCCAGGCTTGTGGATCCAGGTCGTTCATTTTGGCGGTGACGATCAGGGGTCGGAGCCGCAGAACAGCCAAGACTTCCGACCCAGGGCGATGCCACGCAGGGCTCGTTCGGCGGCGTTGTTGACAAGCAGATACGGCCGTCGGCGAGGAAGAGGGTGAACGCACTCCAGCGCTTGAGCATATAGGCGCCGGAACCGATGCTATTTAAGTCAGTAGCGCCAATGGGTGGCTACCGCGACCGGGCGTTCTCAGGTGTTCGCCTTGACCGGCCGCCGACGCTGAGGCCGCATGGAAAGACTGTGCAGAACGGCCATCACCCGCTCATGTTGCCGGTGACATGCCTACCAGCAGACTCGCAAAACCCCGAGCGGAACGTCGAGCAACTGCTGATCTTCATTTCCGGAGCGCATAGCGCGAGATCAGAACAACGAACTGAAAACGTCGCGAGCAAAAGATGACCCCGGCATTTTTCTGCCGGGGATCGCATTTCAGCGAGAGTTGGATCAGAAGTCCATGCCGCCCATGCCGCCGCCCGGAGGCATCGCGGGCGCGCCGGTGTTCTTCTTCGGCAGCTCGGCGACCATGGCCTCGGTAGTGATCAGCAGGGCCGCCACGGAAGCTGCGTTCTGGATCGCGGTGCGGACCACCTTGGTCGGGTCGATGATGCCCTTGGTGACCAGGTTGCCATATTCGCCGGTCTGGGAGTCGAAGCCGTAGGCGTACGACTTGTTCTCGAGGACCTTGCCGACGATCACGGAGCCATCTTCACCGGCGTTGATCGCGATCTGGCGAGCGGGCGCGGAGAGCGCCTTGCGCACGATCTCGACGCCGGTCTTCTGGTCGTCGTTCTTGGTGCGCAGGCCCTTGAGCTGCTCGGAGGCACGGAGCAGGGCGACGCCGCCGCCCGGGACGATGCCTTCCTCGACCGCCGCGCGGGTCGCATGCATCGCGTCATCAACGCGATCCTTGCGCTCCTTCACCTCGACCTCGGTCGCGCCGCCGACGCGGATCACCGCGACGCCGCCTGCGAGCTTGGCAAGACGCTCCTGGAGCTTCTCACGGTCGTAGTCCGAGGTGGTTTCCTCGATCTGCGCCTTGATCTGCGACACGCGCGCTTCGATGTCGGCCTTCTTGCCGGCGCCGTTGACGATCGTGGTGTTCTCCTTGTCGATCATCACCTTCTTGGCGCGACCGAGCATGTTGAGCGTGACGTTCTCGAGCTTGATGCCGAGATCTTCCGAGATCGCCTGGCCACCGGTCAGGATCGCGATGTCCTGCAGCATGGCCTTGCGGCGATCGCCGAAGCCGGGAGCCTTGACGGCCGCGACCTTCAGGCCGCCACGGAGACGGTTCACGACCAGGGTCGCAAGCGCTTCGCCTTCGACGTCCTCGGCGACGATGACCAGCGGCTTGCCGGTCTGCACCACGGCCTCGAGCAGCGGAAGCAGCTCGTTGAGCTGAGACAGTTTCTTTTCGTTGATGAGGATGTAGGCGTCGTCCATCTCAACGCGCATCTTGTCGGCGTTGGTGACGAAGTAGGGCGAGATGTAGCCGCGGTCGAACTGCATGCCCTCGACGACGTCGAGCTCGGTCTCGAGCGACTTGGCTTCCTCGACGGTGATGACACCCTCGTTGCCGACCTTCTTCATGGCGTCGGCGAGGAACTTGCCGATCTCCGCGTCGCCGTTGGCCGAGATGGTGCCGACCTGGGCGATCTCGTCGTTCGAGGTCACCTTCTTGGAGTTCTTGACGAGGTCCGCAACGACGGCTTCGACCGCGAGGTCGATACCGCGCTTCAGATCCATCGGGTTCATGCCGGCGGCAACCGACTTGGCGCCTTCGCGCACGATCGCCTGGGCTAGCACGGTCGCGGTGGTGGTGCCGTCGCCGGCCGCGTCAGCGGACTTGGAGGCGACTTCGCGCACCATCTGCGCGCCCATGTTCTCGAACTTGTCCTCGAGCTCGATCTCCTTGGCGACGGTGACGCCGTCCTTGGTGATGCGGGGAGCGCCGAACGACTTGTCGAGCACGACGTTGCGGCCCTTCGGACCGAGCGTGACCTTCACCGCGTTGGCGAGAATGTCGACGCCGCGAAGCATCTTGTCGCGCGCATCGACCGAGAATTTGACTTCTTTAGCTGCCATCTGGATTTTTTCCTTAGGTGTTTAACTGGATAAGAGAGGGGCTCTTAGGCCGCCTTCTTCTTGGAAGCGGGGACGTCGAGGACGCCCATGATGTCGCTTTCCTTCATGATCAGCAGGTCGACGTTGTCGATCTTGACCTCGGTGCCGGACCACTTACCGAACAGCACGCGGTCGCCGACCTTCAGGTCGATCGGGATCAGCTTGCCAGCTTCGTCGCGGCCACCCGGGCCGACGGCGACGATCTCGCCCTGCGAGGGCTTTTCCTTCGCCGTGTCGGGAATGATGATGCCGCCAGCGGTCTTCTCTTCTGCGTCGATGCGCTTGACCACGACGCGATCGTGAAGCGGACGGAATTCCATGCAGATCTCCTAAGCATTTAAACTAGTTGACGATTTCCCGATTGGTAACAATCTCGGCCCGCGAGTGCCAACGCAGGCGCAGCTGAAATAGGACTGATTTTTGAGGGAACAAGTGTTTGTAGCAGGAAAATCCGCTAGGCGCGCGGGATCTCTGTGGCGGCTGCCCAGATCACTTTCTCGAGCTTGCCAGCACCCGACCTTCTTCTGAGTGAATCGTACGGCTCTGTCTCTGGACGCAGTGTCGCCTAACAGTTCAATTCCTCGGCCTATAGGCCAGCCGATCTGGTGCCGGTTCAAATGCGAATCGTCGGCTGACTTCATTCTAAGATTGCGATGCGTTTAGAACCTAAACGCAGAGTTCGGGAACGGAGGTATCGCTCCGCTTGATCGATGATCCGATACTCAGCAACGCGATGCGAGGTAACGCTGGCTGCGCCTAGGTTGCAACGGCACGTGCTCAAGAAAGGCCCTCGCCCCGGGAATTTGCTGCGGCTTGGTGCAGCGAGCGCGAGCACATGTCAGCACGGCGCCATAAGTGCGGAGGATCCAGAGACGAGCCCGCCGAGACGGCAGTCGTTCTCGCAATTCGCAGGCATTGCACGAACTGACTCGCAATCCGCGGGATCCATCAAAATTATTTGCAAGCGCAACGCACGCTTAGGCCCTACATACCCAATCACCTGCGCAGGTTCCCTCGGGTCAGAACAACAACTGGCTCCACAGAATCAAGCACACCTATCGATTTCGTCAAAAAACGTCAGGGCAACGTCTGTTGGTTGTTCATTAAGGCGGCCACCACGGTCGTGGTCGAGTAGCTCAGCCATTTGGCTTTCGCCCTCACAGATCCGGGCAGGCGGCTTTCCCGCACCCGGCTCTTCCCGAGGGTAACCCGCGTCATATCCGCGCCTGCGCCCAAGTGCGAGTGATGCGTGGAACGGGCAGACGGAAGCGTGCCGTCAGGGCCTCGAACTCCGACCAGCCCATGCGCCGACTTTTCTGACTGCGCCGTCTCAGACAGTGCAGCCAGATCCGACGCACTTCGCGGTAGAAGCCGTTAAGCGCTGGATAATTGTGCGGCCTGCCGTAGTAGCCGTAGTGTCCACGCAGCACTGCGGCGAACCACTCGTGCTGGGTGGCCAGTGACTCGTGCATGAGCCGCCAGGCCTCCTGGCGCAACGCCGTCAGCTTGCGCGTCAGGCGTTTCCCTTCCGTCTTGTGCTTCACGATAAACCGGCCGTCCCGGGTCCGCCCGCAGTAGTGGGTGAAGCCGAGGAAGGCGAAGGTCTCGGGTCGCCGCTCGCCGCGCCGCTGACGCGAGAGGGCCGCAAATCGACCGAACTCGATCAACCGCGTCTTGCCCTCATGAAGCATCAGGCCAAAGCTGGCCAGCCGCGCCTTGAGGGCCAAGAGCATCTCCTGCGCATCCACCTTGCTCTCGAAGCCCATGACGAAGTCGTCCGCATAGCGAACGGCCACAACGCGACCGCGTGCGCGGCGACGGCGCCATTGATGGGTCCAGAGATCGAGGATGTAGTGCAGAAAGATGTTGGCGAGGAGCGGACTGATGCCCGCCCCCTGCGGGGTACCCCTGTCCGTTTCTTGCTTCTCGCCGCTCTCAAGAACGCCGGCCCGCAGCCACAGCTCTATGAGCCGCAATATGCGAGGATCGGCGATCCTGTGCGCCACAATCCGCAGCAGCCACTCGTGGTCGACCGAGTCGAAGAAGTTGCGTATGTCGGCATCGAGCACCCAGTTGACGCGCTGGCTCATGATCGCCGTGTGCAAGGCGTCAAGCGCCATATGAGGATTCCGCCCCGGCCGGAAGCCGTAGGAGAACCCGAGGAAGTCGACCTCGTAGACGGAGCTCAGCACCTCGGCTACCGCGCTTTGGACAATCTTGTCCTCTAGCGCCGGCACACCGAGAGGCCGCTTACCGCCATCGGCTTTGGGGATGTAGACTCGTCGCACCGGCTGTGGCCGGTAGCGACCCGTGTGGACGCGTCCGCAGAGCTCCCGGAGGTTATCCGTGAGCCTCTCTTCGTACTTCGCCACCGTTATCCCGTCGACCCCCGCGCTGGCCTGCCGCTTTTGTCGTCGAAACGCCCGACGCAGAGCGTCCTCGTCGACGTGGTGCAGCAAGGCCGTGAACCGGGTTTGGGCAGCCTGCTTGGCTGCCGTGTTCACCCGTTCGAGGTTCGGCGGCAAGGCAACCCGGCTCTGTGTCCGGACCCTGGCCTTCTCGCGCGGGCTCCCCTCGGGCTGGCCCCTTCCCTCCATGCGTCTCGTTTCCTTCGACGACTTCACAGGTACTATGGACCAGTCCGACTCCCGACCTCAGCTCGGACCGCGGCTCTGGCACTGCCTTGCCGCTGCCCCCCGTTGGAGACCAATCCAACGGACCCGGTCGGGCCTCTCATGTTCCGATGATTACCTTCCATGCGTGATCCGGCCATCGACCCCGACGGAGCGGCATCGTCTCGCATAACGACGATGCTCATGCTGCCTTCGTGTTTAGGGAACACACTCGGCCTCCGCGAACATCCACCTTTCGAGGCTCATTCCCGCACCCCGCATGGCTCCTGTCTACACTTCGAACCCCGCGTTGCCGTGACGCCCGCAAGACTCGGTCCCGGCCTGCCTGCTTCGGCTTTGGCCGGATGGGACTTGCACCCACAAGCATTCATCAGCTTGGCATGACGTACTCCCCAGTGGTGGTGTAGCTGGCGGTGGATCACCGCGTTCGCCGGCAGGAGCCGGGCCGGACAGCTGGCGATAGCCTGAGGCTGACGGTGCGATCATCGCTCATCGGCACCATGGTTTCCAGCGTCATGTAACGGGCACGCTGCACGGCCCACTCATCGTTCTGTTCGAGCAGAATCGCGCCGATCAGGCGGACGATGGCATCCTCGTTGGGGAAGATGCCGATCACCTCGGTCCGCCGCTTGATCTCGCCGTTGAGGCGTTCGATGGGGTTGGTAACCGGTGACCTGCCCCTGCCGATTTCCTCCAGTTGAAGTTAGAGTCCGGCCTTCTGTGCAGCGAGACCGAACTTTGGACCAGCGAGAACCAGAGTTTTGCACCTCTGATCACGTTAGCGGGCTGGTTGCGCCGACGTGGTTTTGCAGCAAAATCGGCGGTCGATTGCCGATCGCCCCGTGGGGCCGTTCTTCATTGTAGTATCTGCGCCAAGCCTCCACCTTTTCCTGGGCGTCCGCAAGGGAGAGGAACCAGTGGGCGCTGAGGCATTCGGCCCGGAAGCGGCCGTTGAAGGCTTCGATGAAGGCGTTGTCGGTCGGCTTGCCGGGTCGTGAGAAGTCCAGCGTGACGCCGCGCTGGTACGCCCAGAGGTCAAGGTCGCGCGACACAAACTCGCTGCCCTGATCGACCGGATCGTCGCCGGGAGTCCCACTTCATTGCAGAGCCTTTCCAGAACCTCCACGACGTCGATGCCGCGGAAGGTGAGCCGCGGCTCCAACGCGGGCGAGAAGCGCGAGAAGATATCGACGATCGTGAGCACCCGGAGCTTGACGCCGGTTGCGAGCTGGTCATGGACAAAGTCCATCGCCCAGATCTCGTTGACCCGCGTCGCTGGCCGTCGGTCATCGCGCAGCTTGGCCTTGACCCGGCGCTTGGGCGATTTGTTGCGCAATTGCAGGCCCAATTCGCGGTAGATGCGGCGGGTTTTGTTCTGGCCGTGACCCCACCCCTCTCGGCGCAGCAGGACGTGAACGCGGCGGTAGCCGTAGCGAACGCGGACATGACAGATCTCCTTGATCCGATCCTCGAGGGCAGCCTGGCCGGAGCGACGAGATTTGTAGTGGTATGTCGATCGGTCGAACTCAAGAGCCGCGCAGGCCTTGCGGATCGACACCTGCCACTCACCACAAACCTCCTCGACGAGCTTGCGCTTCCGACCAGGCTTCACAGTTTTCGGCGGATCACGTCCTGCAGCATCTCCTTGTCGAGCGACAGATCCGCCACCAGCTTCTTCAGCTTGGCGTTCTCGTCCTCGAGCTGCTTCAGCCGGCGCATCTCCGTCGGCAGCAGTCCGTCGTACTTTTTCTTCCAGTTGAAATAGGTCGCCTGGCTGATCCCGGCCTTGCGGCAGATGTCCGCAACCGGAACCCCGTCATTGCCCTGCTTCAGGATGAACGCCTTCTGGGCGTCCGAAAACCTCGAGGCCTTCATCGTCGTCCGCTCCTCCCAGCCGAGGGGATTCGGCAGCGCAAAACTCTAGCCAAAATTGGTCCAGTTTTCCGGCCTCAGATCATCTGAAGGACGGACAGATGAAGCGAGCCAGGTTTACGGAAGAGCAGATTATTGGCGTGCTGCGTGAGCATGAGGCGGGTGCGAAGGCTGCCGATTTGGCGCGGAAGCATGGCGTCTCTGAAGCGACGCTGTACAATTGGAAGGCGAAGTTCGGCGGTTTGGACGTCTCCGATGCCAAGCGGTTGCGGCAACTCGAGGACGAGAACGCCAAGCTGAAGAAGCTGCTGGCCGAGCAGATGCTGGATGCTGCAGCGCTACGCGAGCTTTTGTCAAAAAATGTATGACCGGCCCCGCCCGTGCAAGGTCGTTTAATGAGGACGATGCAGTCTGCACAAATGTATCCGGCCTCTTGCAAGTGGGCCGCTGTTGCGGCCAGGCCATGATGAGATCCGCGCGTGCCGTTCCCAGATAAATGGTTCGGGCTCGAAGCCCGCTTTTTTGCACAGGGTTTACGGCGCGCCGATCGACTGTTTCGTCATCACCTTCACGAACCTCGCAGTCTGGAACAAACGGGATCAGCTAAAGGCCGGATCCCGCCGTTCATAGCTTGCGCCGGGCTTGGTCATCACCACCCATGCGATCCGCGCAATCTTGGCCGCCAAGGCGACTGTGACCTTGTTAGTGTGCATGCGTGCCTGAAGTCCATCAAGCCACGCGCCAAGGCGGTATCGCGAGCGATCAAGATGAGTCACGCAGGAACGGGCGCCATGGATGATCATCCGGCGCAGATATCGATTGCCGCGCTTGCTTATCCCCAGCAGCTTCGTTTTGCCTCCCGTAGAATATTCTCTCGGGACAAGACCTAGCCAAGCTGCCATATCGCGGGCCTTTTTGAACTGGCGGGCAGATCCAGCTGCTGCCAAAAGCGCCGTCGCGGCCAGCAGACCAATGCCCGGGATGGTTATCAATCGACGTGCGCTATCGCTTTGAGAGGCAATTGCCTCAATCTCGCGGTTGACCTCGGCAATCCGCAGCTCCAGCTGCCGCAGCTCGTCAAATGTAGATGCAAGAATGCGACGCATCGCCGAGGTTAGATCATTCGACTGATCGGCCAAAACCCTCGGCAGATCAGCCTTGAACTTGCCGGCGCCCTGGTGAATAGCGATCCCATATTCCAGGCAAAAAGCGCGCATCTGATTGATGAGGCACGTCCGTTGCGACATCATCCGATCGCGAACACGATGCAGCGCTTGCAGATCAATGTGCTCAGGCGACCTTAGCTCGACGAAGCGCATCGTTGGTCTCGTCACGGCTTCGGCGATCGCCGCGGCATCGATGATGTCATTTTTGTTGGACTTCACATATGGCTTCACGAATTGAGCTGGGATAATGCGAACGGTGTGCCCCATGGCGGCGAT
This genomic window contains:
- a CDS encoding co-chaperone GroES; translated protein: MEFRPLHDRVVVKRIDAEEKTAGGIIIPDTAKEKPSQGEIVAVGPGGRDEAGKLIPIDLKVGDRVLFGKWSGTEVKIDNVDLLIMKESDIMGVLDVPASKKKAA
- a CDS encoding IS110 family transposase, coding for MRTRNKPRPATVFGIDIGKNLFHVVGLDGAGMPIQKATFRRDTLLQFFERAGPALVGMEACSGSQWLARKIAAMGHTVRIIPAQFVKPYVKSNKNDIIDAAAIAEAVTRPTMRFVELRSPEHIDLQALHRVRDRMMSQRTCLINQMRAFCLEYGIAIHQGAGKFKADLPRVLADQSNDLTSAMRRILASTFDELRQLELRIAEVNREIEAIASQSDSARRLITIPGIGLLAATALLAAAGSARQFKKARDMAAWLGLVPREYSTGGKTKLLGISKRGNRYLRRMIIHGARSCVTHLDRSRYRLGAWLDGLQARMHTNKVTVALAAKIARIAWVVMTKPGASYERRDPAFS
- the ltrA gene encoding group II intron reverse transcriptase/maturase; this encodes MKSSKETRRMEGRGQPEGSPREKARVRTQSRVALPPNLERVNTAAKQAAQTRFTALLHHVDEDALRRAFRRQKRQASAGVDGITVAKYEERLTDNLRELCGRVHTGRYRPQPVRRVYIPKADGGKRPLGVPALEDKIVQSAVAEVLSSVYEVDFLGFSYGFRPGRNPHMALDALHTAIMSQRVNWVLDADIRNFFDSVDHEWLLRIVAHRIADPRILRLIELWLRAGVLESGEKQETDRGTPQGAGISPLLANIFLHYILDLWTHQWRRRRARGRVVAVRYADDFVMGFESKVDAQEMLLALKARLASFGLMLHEGKTRLIEFGRFAALSRQRRGERRPETFAFLGFTHYCGRTRDGRFIVKHKTEGKRLTRKLTALRQEAWRLMHESLATQHEWFAAVLRGHYGYYGRPHNYPALNGFYREVRRIWLHCLRRRSQKSRRMGWSEFEALTARFRLPVPRITRTWAQARI
- the groL gene encoding chaperonin GroEL (60 kDa chaperone family; promotes refolding of misfolded polypeptides especially under stressful conditions; forms two stacked rings of heptamers to form a barrel-shaped 14mer; ends can be capped by GroES; misfolded proteins enter the barrel where they are refolded when GroES binds) encodes the protein MAAKEVKFSVDARDKMLRGVDILANAVKVTLGPKGRNVVLDKSFGAPRITKDGVTVAKEIELEDKFENMGAQMVREVASKSADAAGDGTTTATVLAQAIVREGAKSVAAGMNPMDLKRGIDLAVEAVVADLVKNSKKVTSNDEIAQVGTISANGDAEIGKFLADAMKKVGNEGVITVEEAKSLETELDVVEGMQFDRGYISPYFVTNADKMRVEMDDAYILINEKKLSQLNELLPLLEAVVQTGKPLVIVAEDVEGEALATLVVNRLRGGLKVAAVKAPGFGDRRKAMLQDIAILTGGQAISEDLGIKLENVTLNMLGRAKKVMIDKENTTIVNGAGKKADIEARVSQIKAQIEETTSDYDREKLQERLAKLAGGVAVIRVGGATEVEVKERKDRVDDAMHATRAAVEEGIVPGGGVALLRASEQLKGLRTKNDDQKTGVEIVRKALSAPARQIAINAGEDGSVIVGKVLENKSYAYGFDSQTGEYGNLVTKGIIDPTKVVRTAIQNAASVAALLITTEAMVAELPKKNTGAPAMPPGGGMGGMDF